In Deltaproteobacteria bacterium, the genomic window TAAGAAGGGCCGCTTAGCTTCTTTGGCTGAAGAAGACTGGGTGAAGGAGATGATTCAGAAATATAAGACCCGCATCAAGCTAAAGAGAAAAAAGAAGGGCGGGGCCTTGGAAATCTATTTCCATTCCGAAGAGGAATTAATCCGCATTGTCGATCTGATGATGCCAAAATAATTAATAAATAATGAAATATTAAATTTAAAAATGGCAATCCGACTCCTTGTTGATGGCTACAATCTGATTCGAAAATTTCCATCTTTAGCCCGGGTGGAAGAGGCTGATTTTTCCAAAGGCCGGGAGAAGCTATTGGAGTGGTTATCTCAATACCGACAAAGGGCCCCTCATACCATTACGGTCGTTTTTGACGGCGGTAAAGGGGGGGGACTCTTTGAAGGGAGGGATATTTATAAGGGGATAAAAATTTTGTACTCCCCCTTGGGAAAAACCGCTGATGATATTATTAAACGGTTAGTGCAACGCGATAGGGAAAAGACATTAGTAGTCACTTCCGACCAGGAATTGGGTTCTTTTTGCCGGAGTTACCAAGCCGGATGGATTCGCTCCGAAGAATTCGCCCAACGGATTCAGAATAAATTAATGGACCGGGATAAGGAAACGTTCATGGAAGAAGATCAGGATCCCTGGCCTAAGAAGAAAAAGGGAACCGCCTTCCGTATTTCAAAAAAGCTTAAAAAGGAGAGGAAATATTGGGATAATCTATAGGGCCGGGTTGGATAGAGAGCCCTGCTTCATGGTAATCCGCTAAGGTTAATAATTAATCTGCATGGTCTCCAGGACTTGGATTTTCGTATCAGTTTAGCTTTTTGAAAAACTGTTTTCACTCCAGAGGCGCAGAAAGCGCAAAGAAAATCTCTCTACGTCCTTTGCGGCTTTGCGGTGAACAAAATCCCTCTTTTCAAACACCTAAAGTGTTACGGATTTTCTTGGTTTAGGTTTTTCCCCCCATGCCAGGGTTTTTCTTCTCCCTTGATAAGACGACGGATGTTCTCTTGGTGTTTGAAAATAATTGCAGAAGCGATGATAATGGAAAGCATTACGGCATAGATGTTATAGTTAAATAAAATCAATAGGATTGGAAATGATCCGGCGGCAATCATGGATCCCAGTGAGATATATTTTCCAAAATAAACGACCAGCACAAAAATAGGAATGGCTATCAGGAGGGCCTTGGGACCGATTAGAATGAAAATCCCAAAAGCCGTAGCGACCCCCTTTCCTCCTTTAAATCCCAGGTAAATTGGAAAGAGATGTCCCAGAAAGGCGGCCAGGGCCATGAGACAAATAAAGAAAAAGCCCGTATCGCCCTCCCTCCCCAAAACCCATTGGCCTATCCAGATGGGGATCATCCCTTTAAGCATATCCCCGAATAAAGTCAGAACCCCCCACTTCTTACCCATTAACCGGGAGACATTGGTGGCCCCGATATTCTTGCTGCCTTCTTCCTGGAGGTTTCCTTGACCGAATATTTTGGAAAGGACTACGCCGGTCGAAATGGACCCAACTAAGTATGCGAAAACAATTAACAAAATGGCTTCAAAAGGCATGGCTTTCCCAAATCTTGATGTGTTTTTGAAATGTTCCTAAAATTTTTTTGACTATACGTAGAGAGGATAATATAGTCAAGGGAAATGGAAAAATCCTTGCCGGTCCTGTAATGTCGTCAGGAGAAGGTAATGTCCCCCAAAAAAATATTGATCATTTTGAGCCATGCCTTTATTGGATGGGTGCTCTGTGCCGCAACCATGGGATTCGGCCTGGCCTTGACCTCGTTAGAGAATACGCTGATCATCCATGCCATCGGAGCACCGATCTTCTTTTCACTGGTCTCACTCAATTATTTTTTCAAATTCAGCTATACGACCCCTTTACCAACGGCCTTGATTTTCGTTGGCTTCGTGATCACCGTGGATTTTTTTGTCGTGGCCCTGATGATCAACGGAAGTTTAGACATGTTTGCCAGCCTGATGGGAACATGGATTCCATTTGCCCTGATACTGGTTTCGTCCTATGGGACCGGGCTGGTTGTGAGAAAAGGCCTTTAACTGAAGGAAGAGAACCTGGCACTACTTCGCTTCTTCGGGAATCGGCGACCCATAAGGGAAGCGGGATTAGACCGAAATCGTTTTACCGCTGGCTTTAAAGGCTTCCAGGCTCTTCCCCTCCACGCGGAGGGAATTGCCGGACTTGATGGTATTAATTTCTCTCCATTCAATCAGGCGATAAAGCTCCTTCCGCCCGATTCCCAGTGACTTGGCGGCCTCTGAAATGCTAAATAGGGGAGCCGAGACGAATTCTTCCGAAATCGATTCTTCTTCACCCCGTTCATTTTCCAGCAAACCTTCGTTGATCAAATTGGCTTTGGAGATACGGCTGTCCTTCCTTCGGTTCATCTTCGATCCTCCCTGGTTGCATTTTTAAGGATATTTAATAAAACACCTGATGGGTTTAAAAGTACTATGAAGAGAGCCATAAAGGAATAGGTTGAAGACTGTATTTTTTGGGGGAGGGCAGATTATTTTTATCTTTCGTTTACCATAATTAAATTGAATTTCTGGCCTTTTTATTTTAGGCTTTGGAAGAATTGATGAGAAGGAGATTGTGATGAGCGATACCATTCAGGGCCATGGCCAGGCGGCGTTGCGGACCCGTGTCCGGGAAACCAAATTTTGTACGGCTTGCGGCGCCTGCGTCAACCTCTGCCCCTACCAGGCCTATTATCAAGACGAGGTGGTCACCCTCCACGTCTGCGATCTTCAGGAAGGGAGATGTTTTGCCTTTTGTCCGCGAACGGCAACGGATCTGGATTCCCTTCGGGCCCGTTTGTTTGATCCCCAGGACCTGACCCCGGAAATTGGTGCGGTCAAGGATTATTCTATCTGCCGGGCAGCCGATGAGAAAATTCGCCGACAGGCCCAGCACGGCGGTACGGTATCGGCCCTGATGAGTTTGGCTTTGGAGGAAGGGATCATCGATACGGCCGTGGTGGCCCAGGGCGGTGACCGTTTTACTCACCAGGGTGTGGCGGTGGGGGAAGCCGCGGAAGTACGAAAGCGGGGGAAAAGTAAATTTATCGCTGCCGGTACGATAGCGGCCTTCAACCGGGCGGCCCAAAGTGATTCCCAAAAAATCGGCGTTGTAGCCACGCCCTGTCAGGCCTTGGCCCTGGCCAAGATGCGGATGAAGCCCTTTCCGGAAAAGGACAATAATATCGATAAACTAAAGCTGGTCGTCGGCCTTTTTTGTGGCTGGACCCTGTCTTGGAAAAAATTAATCCCCCTCCTTAAAACCCGGACCAATCTGGAAGAAATCGTCGGCATGGATATCCCGCCGGGAAAAGGGCAGGTGGCCGTTTTTACCCAAACCGGAGCCATCGCCATTCCCTGGGAGGAGATCGATCCCCTGGTCCGGGAGGGCTGCCGTATCTGCCTCGATACGACTGCCGAGTTTGCCGACATTTCCGTCGGGTCCGCCCGCTTGCCCGAAGACTGGGAGACCCTCCGGTCCTGGAATCAGGTTATTGTCCGGACAAAAACCGGTCAGGACCTCATTGATCTGGCCCGTAAAAAAGGCATCCTGGAATTCCGGGAGGTCCCGGCCGAAGTCCTTGAGGAACTGAAAAAGGCCGCCCTGAATAAAAAAAGGACAGCCTTGAAAACGATTATGGAGAAAACCGGAACCCCTGAAGATCTGATTTATGTGGATCGAAGGGATTCCGTTATTTGCCGGATTTTGGGTTAATTGAGCACAATCAAAAATTGATTGTCCTGTAAAAATCCGGAAGAGCTCATTTTCGGCATTCCGAATTCCGTCCCTGACAGGACTACATCCCCGGGGTGGAAACGGGAATCCAGTGTTTATAATTGGTTACGCCTGGGCTGGATTCCCGCC contains:
- a CDS encoding NYN domain-containing protein, with protein sequence MAIRLLVDGYNLIRKFPSLARVEEADFSKGREKLLEWLSQYRQRAPHTITVVFDGGKGGGLFEGRDIYKGIKILYSPLGKTADDIIKRLVQRDREKTLVVTSDQELGSFCRSYQAGWIRSEEFAQRIQNKLMDRDKETFMEEDQDPWPKKKKGTAFRISKKLKKERKYWDNL
- the plsY gene encoding glycerol-3-phosphate 1-O-acyltransferase PlsY, producing MPFEAILLIVFAYLVGSISTGVVLSKIFGQGNLQEEGSKNIGATNVSRLMGKKWGVLTLFGDMLKGMIPIWIGQWVLGREGDTGFFFICLMALAAFLGHLFPIYLGFKGGKGVATAFGIFILIGPKALLIAIPIFVLVVYFGKYISLGSMIAAGSFPILLILFNYNIYAVMLSIIIASAIIFKHQENIRRLIKGEEKPWHGGKNLNQENP
- a CDS encoding helix-turn-helix domain-containing protein, translated to MNRRKDSRISKANLINEGLLENERGEEESISEEFVSAPLFSISEAAKSLGIGRKELYRLIEWREINTIKSGNSLRVEGKSLEAFKASGKTISV
- a CDS encoding Coenzyme F420 hydrogenase/dehydrogenase, beta subunit C-terminal domain, coding for MSDTIQGHGQAALRTRVRETKFCTACGACVNLCPYQAYYQDEVVTLHVCDLQEGRCFAFCPRTATDLDSLRARLFDPQDLTPEIGAVKDYSICRAADEKIRRQAQHGGTVSALMSLALEEGIIDTAVVAQGGDRFTHQGVAVGEAAEVRKRGKSKFIAAGTIAAFNRAAQSDSQKIGVVATPCQALALAKMRMKPFPEKDNNIDKLKLVVGLFCGWTLSWKKLIPLLKTRTNLEEIVGMDIPPGKGQVAVFTQTGAIAIPWEEIDPLVREGCRICLDTTAEFADISVGSARLPEDWETLRSWNQVIVRTKTGQDLIDLARKKGILEFREVPAEVLEELKKAALNKKRTALKTIMEKTGTPEDLIYVDRRDSVICRILG